A part of Syngnathus acus chromosome 20, fSynAcu1.2, whole genome shotgun sequence genomic DNA contains:
- the chodl gene encoding chondrolectin isoform X2 translates to MTFDLARLPVLAVVMLVTAIRGGRVLSGQRVCLGVAWRACYKMAYFHDVSSRVDFREAELACRMDGGQLVSIRTPQEQKHIQSLLEDLRLGSGISDGDFWIGLTRADDERNPPDGVTSCPQRYRWTDGSSASFRKWYSDEPSCGAESCVVMYHQPRADPGVGGAYLYHWNDDRCSMKHNFICKYQPERHPEEDPSIATAGQGTETTLDRGHVTLTGTSGPLALYVILPTIPLLLLILAASATCCCRLLSASSPARQANLWIAKPPKGDIMEP, encoded by the exons GTCAACGGGTGTGTCTGGGCGTGGCCTGGCGAGCGTGCTACAAGATGGCGTACTTCCACGACGTGTCCAGCCGCGTGGACTTCAGGGAGGCGGAGCTCGCGTGCCGCATGGACGGCGGCCAGCTCGTTAGCATTCGCACGccacaagaacaaaaacacatccagagcctgctggag GATTTGCGTCTGGGCTCGGGCATATCAGATGGCGATTTTTGGATTGGTTTGACCCGCGCGGACGACGAGCGCAACCCTCCCGATGGCGTCACTTCCTGTCCGCAACGCTACAGGTGGACCGACGGCAGCTCGGCGTCCTTCAG GAAGTGGTACTCGGACGAGCCGTCGTGCGGCGCCGAGTCCTGCGTGGTGATGTATCATCAGCCGCGTGCGGATCCGGGAGTGGGCGGGGCCTACCTTTATCACTGGAATGACGACCGGTGCTCCATGAAACATAATTTTATCTGCAAATATCAACCAG AACGCCACCCGGAGGAGGACCCCAGCATCGCGACTGCTGGGCAGGGAACGG AGACCACACTGGACAGGGGTCACGTCACCTTGACAGGAACTTCAG GCCCGTTGGCGCTGTACGTCATCCTTCCAACCatcccgctgctgctgctcatctTGGCGGCCTCGGCCACTTGCTGCTGCCGCCTGCTGAGCGCAAG CTCGCCGGCGAGGCAGGCCAACCTCTGGATTGCCAAGCCGCCCAAAGGTGACATCATGGAGCCGTGA
- the chodl gene encoding chondrolectin isoform X1 translates to MTFDLARLPVLAVVMLVTAIRGGRVLSGQRVCLGVAWRACYKMAYFHDVSSRVDFREAELACRMDGGQLVSIRTPQEQKHIQSLLEDLRLGSGISDGDFWIGLTRADDERNPPDGVTSCPQRYRWTDGSSASFRKWYSDEPSCGAESCVVMYHQPRADPGVGGAYLYHWNDDRCSMKHNFICKYQPERHPEEDPSIATAGQGTETTLDRGHVTLTGTSGPLALYVILPTIPLLLLILAASATCCCRLLSARWAIFLRSWRRDNPRSSFHQQLAGEAGQPLDCQAAQR, encoded by the exons GTCAACGGGTGTGTCTGGGCGTGGCCTGGCGAGCGTGCTACAAGATGGCGTACTTCCACGACGTGTCCAGCCGCGTGGACTTCAGGGAGGCGGAGCTCGCGTGCCGCATGGACGGCGGCCAGCTCGTTAGCATTCGCACGccacaagaacaaaaacacatccagagcctgctggag GATTTGCGTCTGGGCTCGGGCATATCAGATGGCGATTTTTGGATTGGTTTGACCCGCGCGGACGACGAGCGCAACCCTCCCGATGGCGTCACTTCCTGTCCGCAACGCTACAGGTGGACCGACGGCAGCTCGGCGTCCTTCAG GAAGTGGTACTCGGACGAGCCGTCGTGCGGCGCCGAGTCCTGCGTGGTGATGTATCATCAGCCGCGTGCGGATCCGGGAGTGGGCGGGGCCTACCTTTATCACTGGAATGACGACCGGTGCTCCATGAAACATAATTTTATCTGCAAATATCAACCAG AACGCCACCCGGAGGAGGACCCCAGCATCGCGACTGCTGGGCAGGGAACGG AGACCACACTGGACAGGGGTCACGTCACCTTGACAGGAACTTCAG GCCCGTTGGCGCTGTACGTCATCCTTCCAACCatcccgctgctgctgctcatctTGGCGGCCTCGGCCACTTGCTGCTGCCGCCTGCTGAGCGCAAGGTGGGCAATATTCTTGCGCAGTTGGCGCCGAGATAACCCACGTAGCTCCTTCCACCAACAGCTCGCCGGCGAGGCAGGCCAACCTCTGGATTGCCAAGCCGCCCAAAGGTGA